The Papaver somniferum cultivar HN1 chromosome 6, ASM357369v1, whole genome shotgun sequence genome segment cggtaatccagcagaaactttccggatggtcacccatccatggattactcccgcccgagcacgcttaactgcagagttttctgccaactctggagacaATTGTGATGAAAAGGcttcggtataatgtagacgttccttgcctcttgttaggcccgagcacgcttaactgcagagttttctgccaactctggagccaattgtgctgaaaaggcctcggtataatgtagacgttccttgcctcTTGTTAGACCAGTATCTGGCATAACAGCCCAGCATACTCTCCCACCCGAGCACAAGCGAACGAACCATCCGTAGTTGCATCCTAattaacaccgatattgttcccacttacccattGCGGTTATTCGGCAGTGTGTGATTTTTAAGCcgcccacttacccactgcggttattcggcagtgtgggatttttaacagtactactgcggttatccagcagcagcttcccgagaggtcacccatactgtgactactcccggccgagcactcttaactgagaagtttttctcACAACTCAATCAAGTGTACCCATCAGGCCTCGGTATTAGGaaagacaaatcattacttatattccattcggccaaccactgccgaatatcaggatattacaataccaccaccttaaattagagccatcctcggctccagaatatattcgcaaGCCCAAATCTCCGACGTTCCATGCCCCTCAtcagaagcacctggaccaaccccgtccagcgtaccttcccaccctcgacaggtgacccgtcgtcggctctgatgcCATTTGTAAtcacccgtccctccaccgatattgtccccacttagccactgcggttatccggcagtgtggggttttcaacgggcatcgctgcggtaatccaacagaaacttccaggatggtcacccatccctggattactcccgcccgagaaCGCTTAACTACAGAtgtttctgccaactctggagccaattgtgctgaaaaggccacggtataatgtagacgttccttgcctcTTGTTAGACCAGTATCTGGCATAACAACCCAGCATACTCTCCCACCCAAGCACAAACGAACCATCCCTAGTtttatcccaactaacaccgatattatTCCCACTAACCCACTATGGTTATTCGGCAGTATGAGATTTCTAATGGCACTACTGCGGTTATCCAACgacagcttcccgagaggtcacccatcctgtgaCTACTCCCGGCCGAGCTATCCAGCAGCATCTACCCTAGAGGTCACCTGTCCTGTGACTACTCCCGACCGAgaacgcttaactgagaagtttttcccacaacCTAATCAAGTGTACCCATCAGGCCTCGgtattaggaaaggacaaatcattacttatattccattcggccaaccgctgccgaatatcggggtattacaataccaccaccttaaattggagccgtcttCGGCTCCATAATATATtcgcaagcccagatctccgacgttccctgcccctcatgagaagcacctggaccaaccccgtccagcgtaccttcccactctcggcaggtgacccgtcgtcggctctgataccattcgTAAtcacccgtccctccaccgattttgtccccacttagccattgcggttatccggcagtgtggggttttcaacgggcatcgctgcggtaatccaacagaaacttctaggatggtcacccatccctggattactcccacccgagcacgcttaactacagagttttctgccaactctggagccaattgtgctgaaaaggcctcggtataatgtagacgttccttgcctcTTGTTAGACCAGTATCTGGCATAACATCCCAACATACTCTCCCACCCGAGCACAAGAGAACcatccctagttgtatcccaactaacaccgatattgttcccacttacccactgcagTTATTCGACaatgtgggatttttaacggAACTACTGCGCTTATCCAGCATCATCTTCCCGAGAGTTCACCCATCCTGTGACTACTCCAGACCGAGTACGCTTAACTGAGAatttttttcccacaactcaatcAAGTGTACCCATTAGGCCTCTgtattaggaaaggacaaatcactACTTATactccattcggccaaccactgccgaatatcgaggTATTACATGAAATCGGGAATCTGAGGAGAACCAGAAAGCAGGTAGTGCATCTAAAGCAACTGTGAATGTGACACCAGTTAAAATTACGGAGAAATTTGATATATGAGAAACACCAGTGACTCACATTAACATTCCTGAAGAACTAGTTCAGAGTACAACAAGTAACATTCCAATTAATTCAGGTAGATTTGAATCCTTACAAAATGAAGCTGATGAGGAGCACAATATTGTCATGGACATGATAAGTCCAGCAAAAGTTCTACAAATTATGGAAGACAATTCCCTAGACACAAGTGTGATTAAATATGTAAATGTTAAAAATGGATCAGTATCTGAGGAAATAGTTCTTACTACCTCTTGGTCCAATGTTATTCAAAAACCAGGGGCACCTGCACAAACTGATGCTCAAAATAAGAATGCAGAACCAAAGGTAATATTCCTCAACAAGTTCCAGCGAAATATAATTTTAGGAGAAATCAAGGAAAAGGAGGCATAATAGGCCTCCATCCTAAACAATGAAAGTTCTATTCTGGAACTTAAGGGGCCTTAAAAGACCTAGGGCTCAAGAAAAACTTTGGTCTTTAGTAAATTAATTTAACCTTTCACTAGTTTGGGTTATAGAACCTAAATTTTTTTGCACTTCTTATTTTTGTAATAAGTTGAATCTACCGGGCATGCAAATCCTGGTGATTCATAATTCAGTTTCAAATAAAAAAAGGGAACACTTGGTTATTTTGGAataacactttaccaacacaaaCAATTGTATCCATGTCAAGTCAAATGATCACTATCAGTGTAGGTGGATTCTTTAATATCAGGGGTTCATGCTCATGTGGGGGTggttcaaagaagatttttatggTCTGAAATGGAAATGATTAGTGAATTGAAGAAGCCATGGTTAATACTTGGGGGCTTCAATGCTATTACTTGTGCAGAAGACAAAATTGGTGCAAAGGCTCCTAATAGAAGATCAATGTTAGATTTTAACAACTGTATTGATGTTTGTGGATTACTTCAAGCTCCAAAATCAGGTTTACAACATTCTTGGTCAAATTGTCAACATGGCAGTAAAAGAATACTTTGCAGCTTGGACAGAGCAATGTTCTATCAATTATGGTTACAAAATTATGAAGATTTGGGTTTTAAGGTGGGATTAAGAATTGCTTCAGACCATGTACCTATTCTGGGAGGTTGTGCAAATATTCCAAAGCCAAAGAATTCCCCCACAAATTTcaaaaaatgtgtatatcacaTCCCAATTTTATGGAGACAGTTCAAAAATGTTGGTCAGAGCCTATTATAAGAGATCCTGCTTTTGTGTTTCAAACAAAGTTGAAGAggttaaaaaaatttcttaaaGAATGGAATTGGAAAGTTTTTTTGAATGTAAATGTCCAAATTAAAGAAGCTGAAGCAAAAGTTCAAGaagcaatggaaaaatatgaTAATAATCCTTTTGATCAAGGAAACTTAATGATTTGGTGGAAGCACAAACTGTGTTTAACACAAAGGAGGTTCAACTAAGTGCAATGATGAAACAGAAAGCTAGAGTAAAATGGATAAAGGAGGGAGCTTCCAACAGAAGTTTTTTCCATACCACTATCAAGATAACGCAAGCTCAAAATTGTATAAGTGAATAAGAAGATGGTGCTGGCAATGTTATTTCAAATCAAAAAAAGATAGCTGATCTTCTAGTAAATCACTTTGAGAAAAAAATTCCAATTTAAGGAAGTGGAAGTAGCAGATTCATTATTAGATGTAATTCCAAAGAAGATTATTGAAGAGGACTAAAAAATGTTGGATTATATTCCTAACACGGAAGAGATCAGAAGTATTGTTTTCATCATGGACCCAGATAGCTCTCCAGGCCCAGATGGATTCTCGGGATGCTTTTATAGAGCCTGCTGGAAGATCATACAGGAGGATGTAGTTCAAGCAATCCAATATTATTAGCAAAAGAAGTTCATCCCCAAAGGTATCAAATCTAGCTTCCTTGTTCTTCTTCCAAGAGTGCAAGAAGCTAAATATCCTAATCATTTAGGCCAATTAACCTGAGTAATGTGAGGTTCAAAATTATTACAAAGATACTGATTGTAAGGATGAGTACTCTGATGGAAAAGTTGGTGGATCCTCAACAAGCAGCTTACATAAAAGGCAGGTGCATTCAGAAGCAGGTGTTACTTGCATCTTAAATGGTCAatgagatgaaggagaaaaaaagAGGAGGTAATGTTGGACTTAAACTTGACATTTCACAAGCATATGATTCTGTCAGTTGGGAATTCTTTTTTCAAGTACTTCATAAATATGGCTTTTCTACAAAttggtgtgattggttgcacAATATCTTTAAATATGCAAGAATATCGTTGTTAATAAATGGAGATCCATGTGGTTTTTTCCTGTGAGTAGGGTCTAAGGCAAGGAGACCCCCTTTCTCCAATTTTATTTTTGctaatggaaaaaaatttaagcaAAAAACTAACTCAGTTAGTAAATGAAGGAAAGATATCCCCAATGGTCATTAGGAATAGAATAGGTCCAACTCatttgttttttgcagatgatttttTCATGTTCTGCAATGTAGGGAAAAAATGTCTACAAAATCTTCTGAAGCTATTGGATGAATATCAAAAGTTTTCTGGACAGATCATTAACAAAAGTAAGAGTAAACTCTTCATAGATGGTACAACTGATTTAAGGaaatatttgattcaatatataaTACAAACGGAGAGAAGTGATTTTCCTGACAAATAtctatgtaaggaccctcaagctcgtcaacgctatttgactggtctagcgatgatcaagagacgatttGGCCGCTAATTACTCGACTAGTTAAATCTGAGCATTAATCTATAGGGATTAATATaactaccatctagatacgaaactattaCCGTTAGGTATATCTCAAAaatttatgcgaaatggactactcgaacgtgtcattcggataccggacgaagaagatatcattgaaTAAGTGCGAAGGGCAAAATGACCGacctggctgcccttatccaaACGTGGGTACCTCAGTAATTCTCGTTTTCCTTATCATCAAAACATGtcgaagagaaaatatttttcttattctttttatttcgtcttctctttccttcttcctcttttattcttcttcgttATCTCTCTGGCGATTCTGAGAGACATTTCTGAAGCCGCGAAATCAAAAAGAAAGTTAGGGGAATCAATTATCTAGTTTGATATATGAAGAAGGGGCGATGTTTCCGTgaatatttgaagaagaagatggttctgATAATGAATCGAAAATATGTAATTTAGGTTTCAAATTGATTGATGTTTCTTTATGAAATCGTTCTGTTTTGATTAATTATAGAgtgggtttgttgttaattgaAGTATAAGGTTGTTGCATGAAGTTTAATATTGAGTTCataggaaattagggtttatgttcttccccaatttggAATTAGGGTTCCTGAGTTAGAAATTGGAATTGTTTATAAAGATGTAGGTGTCCTGGTGGAGGTGGAGAATGAAATGAGCTGGTAACGGTGGTGTTTTTGTAATTGTTGGTGAACCTTGGATAGAACCCAAAAGTTAATGGAAGAACACATGTTACTATTGAGTGGATTGAATGAATCGAAGACGTTGGGTTGATGCAGATGGTGTCAGTGAGCTTAAACTAGGTGCTGCAAGTGTGATGGTGTGATTAATGTATGTGCTATCTGTATTGAAGAAGGGGTTGCAGTCTAGGTGTTCAATAGTGGCAGAATGTATGCAAGATATGGAAGAGATTATGGTTGTATTATTCAGTGCTAGGAATAAAACTGGAATGTGTATGAAGTATGCTGGTGATGAGCATTTGTGGTGGTAGTGGTGTAATGGTTCTGGTGATGAGtttaagaagatgatgaagaatgtTTTGTGGTCTTGGCTTGAGGTGTGACGGGAATATGTTTTAGTTCAACTGAATTGGTGGTACTAGTTGTATTGAGGATAGAAGAACTATGGATTCTATTGGTGGTTATTGTGCAGAGATGGGACTGAAGTTACAGGTGTGTTGAActgatgttgatagtggtttgGGACTGTGGTGGTTAAGATTGAGTTTACTTTGTATATGTAAAGGTAATGTGGCTCAAGTGAAGATAGTGTAGTATAGATTGTAAGAGTAATTGCAGGTGCATTTGATTTGTGCTCTGAGTATGCAGTTGTAGATGATATGGGGTTATATCTATGGTTAAGGCAATTGGTGTTAGATACTAGAGTTATCCAAGAATAGTTGGTATTGATGCCATCAGTCATGGGATGCCGAGAAGAAATAGAAATGATGAACTGCAGTTTGGGTGTTGCATTTGAAGCTAGGATGGCGGTATTGTTAGAGTTCAAGAGATATGTCTGATATTGCAAGTATGCGGTGGTTATGGCAATGAGTTTCTTCCATTAGCTTTGTAATGGGAAGTGAGATAAATGATGTTATAGTTGGAGATTACAGTTAGAATGTTTATAAACATCATCTGTTTGCTTTTGTGTTTTGATTATGCATTAAAATGTTTGACTTGTGACCTAATTGAATCTATGTCACCTAGGATGTTAACCAGTCTGACTCGTATGACTCagttatctgactgagttgacaGATGAATCTGACTGGGTTGAATCATTTTGACTCAGTTGACTTGACCTGGACTAGTGAACCATTGACCTTGGACGTTGGCCGTTAATTGATTCCCTTGACTGTTAATGACCGTTGGTTGACTCTGCTGGATTGGACCTTATGTTAATGGGccggtttagtggacttgggcttaagaCTAGTTTCCCTATTTGGATGATTTAGACCCCTTAAGGTCCAATTAGCCTTTGGTTCTTTATACAAAGTTGTATATATTTCCAAGACCTTTCTAATGGACTATGGTACCAACCTAATTGGTTTGGTAAACCAAATATGGTAAtttaagatagataatgaaaaggtgtagaaccctAAATGGGCTTAAAATCATTAGTTACTTTACTTAATCTATAATTAGAGACTTgtttgagattatgttatgaaccttgtgtgagccttttggctaatttcttagagtgcttgtatgattaacagttagtccgTATTAACAACGAACGagtcaaaggatgaaccagtgattgtggatttcaaggtaggcgtggcttgacaTCAAATCAgctgggaactctgtaaccttcttgtaatcattgagcctTCTTTctattgcgagcatgatgagtctttattacTTTTGACATGTTTGTATGTTTTACTATCTATGTAAATGCTTGTGTGAGTTTTGATGTGTGTATAATATGTGTTGTATGATTTCCACTCAAGGAGTGTCTATGATTACCCATGGCTCTTTTCTAAGTTAAgtatggcggcttcttccccgttttaatattatttagtagagcggcttcttccccgtttcaatatattagtagggcggcttcttccccgactcgatagtatataaataatatatagtagGGTGGCTTCTTCCTCGTtataatattacctagtagggcgacttcttccccgtttcgttattatatatactattttattttggggaaatcactcgtgtgcatattatacttgtttgtctaactttctgatcttgatagtaatattcagaatcatggtttgtaagggcattctgtgtggacgatgttattattattgattagggttgctctcgcgtcgacttctccaatgagtttggcgaggttagagtgacacttgcttcatgatgcaCAAATAGCTGAATGATtaatttcttcttgtttctttctaTTCATATTCTTTTacaactgtgaagcatgttagtgattacttgagagttgcaTGTTTCCGTTGATCCccctttttgggatgatgtgctcatttgttcccacttcagtttcagtattcAGAAGAAAAGACGCACGTGAAGATATTCGTTTCCGTAGCGTAGAGTTTCAGCGAATTGAAGATGTCTATTTATAATTTATATATGTATACTTCTCTGCAAACAACACATGGTTATATACATAACACATGAGATATCTTCATTTCTACTGTATCAGAGTGTATGGGTTTGCTTTTGGGCTTAGCTTATGTGGTCTAGATTCTTAAGATCATTAATCTAGATTTTATGCTTCAATtagttgtaatcctattagctaagaagGTTTAGGATTTGGGGCGTCACAGTCTAGGTGTCATATTATCTTCTGGCAGAGTAAAATCCTCAACAGTTTGGCCAATGGTTGAAATGTTACAAGGAAAACTTGCATCTTGGAAGGGGAGAATGTTGTCTTTTCAAGAAAGGTTGGTGCTTATAAAGTCAGTACTTTGCAGTATTCCAATTTACAATATGGCAGTATACAAATGGCCCTCACCTATAATCAAAATTTGTGAGAAAATTATCAGGAATTTTCTATGGTCTGGTGATGGAGATGTTAGGAAGTTCAAGACTGTAGATTGGGAAAGAGTTTTCACTCCATTTAATGAAGATGGTCTAGCTATTCCAAGACTTGAAGTCATAAACAGAGCACTGctaatgaagatgatgtggaaaaTTCTGCACTCAAATGAAGATTGGGAAGATTTCTTTAAGGAAAAGTATATGGATAAAAATGGCCAATGGAGTCCAACATGGCAATTATCTTCTGTTTGGACAGGTCTTAAATGGGCATTGGGAAGCTCTGAAAGAAGATATCAGATGGAACATTGGAAATGGTAAAAACATATCAGTTTGGTATGATATTTGGACATGTGATATTCCTCTAGTGGATAAAATGGGATCTTCTCAATTTTTCCTAAATAACAAAATGATGAAGCTAGCTGACATCTTAAATGAGGGTACATGGTCAATTCCAAGTGCAATTCAATCAGTATCAATGAATCAAAGATTTACTGAAGTGTATGGGAATGAAGATGAAGTAATCTGGAATGGGGATATTAAAGGAACATTTACAATGTCAGTTGCAACTGATAAGCTTAGGCATAAAGAACGTAAGAAGCATTGGTCAAAGTATGTGTGGAATAACTATTTACATCAAAGTATTGCAAGCAATGTTTGGAAATTTGCGCAGGGAGTATACATTGATGATGTTATTATGGTAATTAAAGGATATGAATTAGCATCTAGATGCTGTATATTTGAGAAAGATCAAGATAATATGGACCATTTACTTTGGAAATGCTCTGCAAGTGTTGAGATATGGGAATGGATATCTGCTGTGTTCAATTTCAAAGCTCCTGAATCTTTTGAAGAAGTTTGAAGAAGTGCTGGAAAAAAAGCTCTCCCATTCAAGAAATATGGATTACTGCCTCTTGTGTTATACTCAAGGAAATATGGTTccagaaaaataaaagatatgttGAAGAAATCAAACCAAATACTCAGAGTATCAAAAAGAGAGTAATGAAATATGTGCATGAAGGAGGATTAAGAATGAAGGGCATAAATGGAATCAAGTTTATGATGATCAAGTAATAAGGTTTTTCAAATTGGGACACAGGAAAACAAGATTCCGGTGCATCAAAGTTTGTTTATGGACTCCTCCAACAGCAGGCTATCTCATTTTTTTGCTGTGATGGATCATATTTTGGAAACCCAGGGACAGCTGGTCTTGGAGTGGTCATCAGAGATGAATTTTATCAAGTAATTGGTACTTTGTGTGGTGGCcttggaattgcaacaaactACATTGCAGAAAACTATGCAGTGTTATGTGCAGCTGAATTAGCAATGGAATGGGGTTTAAAAAAGATGATAATAAGATCAGACTCCAAAACTGTATTGCAGGATTTTGGTGCAGTTAAGATCCCATGGTTCCTGAAATCTAGATGGAGGAAAGTAAAATCAAGAATTTCTTCCATATACCTTGGTCATTGCTTCAGAGAAGTCAACTTCTCAGCTAATACAGTAGCTAAGAGAGGTGTTAAACTGTCACCAGGTGAAAGATAATACCAGAATGGTAGACCAAATTTTTACCCATAATTGAAATGCCCCATTGTGATTATTACAGATTCTGTTAGGTAGGAGTTGAGGGCTATAATTTGTCTTCAGTTTGTTTTATAAACTCTTTTTTGGTCTTTTCTTTGAGATGCAATTTGTTCCTTTGATTTGGAAATTAATAAATGAATAATTTAGCAAAATAAATAATCATGAAGGTTATTTATGTACTTTCCATATTTGAATGGGTCATGACTAATTTTATTATCTCGATTATTGAGAAAAATACAACTCAAATATAAAGCAAGGTGCAAAAAGCAACCAAGCCTTTATGGCGGTACAAGATCCCTAATCTGACATGAAAAGATGAAATATTAATGAGCAACCAATCAGATCCGGAGTATCTTTGAAAAAATACTTACCTTTTGAAGGGAAAATAGGACAAAATCGCCTAGAAAAACCCAGAATTCCCAAAAATAACTTAAAAGGGGGAATACACACCCGAAGAGACGCTCAGGCACGCTACCTCATCTGAAGCAATTTGGGGCAATACCTAAAAAGACCCCCAAGAGCAACTTAAGAAGGGGAATGCACACCCGAAGATGCGCACTCAGGTATGCCATCCCATCTGAAGTAATTTGGGGGAAATACTTAAGGAGACGCTCAGTTGACCCATTCAAGAACAAATTAAGAAGGAATGTGCACCTGGAGAGGCATTCAGGTAATCCATCCCATCTTAAGTAACTCAAAAGTGGGGAGTATCACCTAAAGAAATTCCCAAGTGCCTCATTCGGCTAAGAAGTCAAACCACACAAGTTGGCACAAAAATCTATAAGCCACCAAAAGGGGTAGACAACAACTAAAGACATCAAACCAGCTGAGCTATTAAAGCAAAAAATGAACTAAAGTTTAATAAAAGAAGTCTACAGACTTATTTTAATTAAACTGGGAGAAAATATGTAGATGACAAAATATAGCATCTGCCCAAGAACTGGCAGCTGAACATTAATACAGCTGAGATATGAAATAAGACTCAAGGTCAGACGTAGAAGACCCGAACCAGATGTCCAGGGATCGAACCATAGGCGACCAAACAAGACACAGACACAAAGTTAGGCGCGCAAGACCTGAGTCCAGATTCGAAGCTAAAGAAGATTCTCGATGCTGTCAGCTGAGGGGAGACCTGAAAACATATCCCAGGTCGGTACAAGCACGAGGCGAGAAACTATTAAAGTCCATACTGTCACGTTCTTAGTCATCTACACGTAATTATCGTGTTCATATTATGTATAAATAGCCAAAAAGGCTGATGATGTAAACAAGTTCATTCTGATAATAGAAAATAAACTTAAGATAATTATCTCTTCTCTCTCTGATTCCTATCTAAACCGCCTTTAACTGTAACCGACTGAGAACATAATCGGGAAATCGAGACTTAGCATCGTCGGAATCCTGTTCGGAGATCAGAGAATAAGGTGATAATCAGGACCGAGTTCCATGATCAAGGACAACGGTCACAATATGTGAAGGTACGAGTTTCACGTATCTTCAAGAGCTgaatattgggattgtgaaggctcTCCAACACTCATAAGACGATGCGCAGTATGCACTAGTGTTTAGAGGAGAATCCCAGCTTTGGCTTGCACGTGATGGGGAGGTAGGCAATGGTGCTCGCTGCACCAGCGACCTAATGGTGCTTGACGTGCTGTAGAGGCAATGATGCACTTTCCATTGACTCTTACGTGTGCACAACAACATTCACCTTATGTCACATGTggttatttttgcacaaatcatatcAACAATGGTATTCATAAATCTCCCACGTTTTTAGTTGTTTCACGTGGAATGGATGTAAGTTGTGTAGTAGTCGTAAATTTTGAAGAGGTCAAAAAGTTAACTTAAGGAGATTAATGGTaacataaaaaatatattttaaagaGTTGTTTTTAGAACTAAGATATCTAACGTTTTTTCAAGGGtgcttttataagaaaaaacaaataaataacggTAAACGTTCTTTCATATTTTCAGTAGAAGGTTGTTTGTGTAATCAACtctaattttaattaattaagaaCCCATAATTGGGGGATACTTAAAAAAAACATT includes the following:
- the LOC113291022 gene encoding uncharacterized protein LOC113291022; this translates as MESRKQDSGASKFVYGLLQQQAISFFCCDGSYFGNPGTAGLGVVIRDEFYQVIGTLCGGLGIATNYIAENYAVLCAAELAMEWGLKKMIIRSDSKTVLQDFGAVKIPWFLKSRWRKVKSRISSIYLGHCFREVNFSANTVAKRGVKLSPGER